From the genome of Halobacteriovorax marinus SJ:
GTAGCAGAAGAAGAGTTGAGAGTTGTTAAGAAAGACCTTAAGAATGAAACTATTGTTAAAGGTATTGCGAACTCTCAGGTTTCGGCCCTAACTTTCCAATATGGTGTAGCTCATGCAGAGCATGCATCTAATGCAGATTCTTTATATAAAAAGCTTCACGTTAAGAAGAAAGAGTTCGCTGAGTCATCAGAGAGAATGAAGATTCTTCAGGCGAAAGAAAAAGAACTTAAAAGAAAATTAAGATCTTATGAGAAAGAAGTAGCTGATACACAGAAGAGTATTGAGAGTATAACTGGGACAAAAGAGCTTCTAATGCAAGCTAAGTCACAGCTAGATGTGAATCCTGTATTTGTATTGAGAAACTTACCTTTTATCGACTTTATGGATCCTACTTTAAAGATTCAGCAGGTTGTTTTAGATAATATTACTGACGATAGATACTTTAGACATGTTCCAAAAGTTGATCGTTGTATGACTTGTCACGTTTTCATTGATCAAGAAGGTTATGAAGATCAAGAAAACCCATATAAGACACACCCTAATTTAGATCTAATGGTTGGGGCTAAAGGTAAGCACCCAATGAAGCAGTTTGGTTGTACTACTTGTCACGGTGGTGAAGGTCATAGAGTTAATGACTTTAACTCAGCGGCACACATGCCTCATAGTGATGCTCAAAAGAAAGAGTGGGAAGAGAAGTATAACTGGCATGAGCCACACAAAGTGCCAATCGTACAATTCCGTCGTGGTCAGTACGAAGCTGGTTGTGTGAAATGTCACAATAATGTTGAGTACATACCTGAGGGAACAGTTGTTAATGAAGGTAAGAGAAATATTAGAAAGTTTGGTTGTTATGCTTGTCACAAAATTGAAGGGTGGGAGCACAACAGAAAGCCAGGTCCAAGTTTAGAGAAAATTGCTTCGAAGGTAAGCAAGGAATTCTTCATGAATTGGGTTTGGTCTCCAAAATCATTTAATAAGCATGCAAAAATGCCTCAGTTCTTCAACCAAACAAATAACAACTCACCAGAGTTCGTTAAGAAGAATATCACTGAAGTAAATGCAATCGCTGAATACGTATTTGAGAAGTCAAAGAAGTATAAGCCTTTTGCAAAGTATACTGGTGGAAATATTGAAAGAGGTAAGAAGCTAGTTCGCCAAGTTGGTTGTATGGGTTGTCACGGTGTTGAAGACTTCGCACCAGAGTCTAAGAAAGTTGATGCTTTCGTAGGCCCTTACTTAACAGGAACTGGTTCAAAGGTTAAAAATCCTGACTGGATGGTTTCTTGGCTACTTAAGCCTTCTCACTTCCAAGAAGATACAGTAATGCCATCGTTTAGACTTTCAAATAGAGAAGCGAACGATATAACTGCTTACTTAATGTCAAAGAAGAATGAGAAATTCGAAGAACTTAAGTTTGAAGGAATGGATAAGAATGTTAGAGACGAGCTACTTGTTGAGTACTTCTCGGCATTTGATCCTGAAGAGGTAGCAAAAGCAAGACTTGCTAAGATGAGTGACCATGAAAGAACAATGGAGCTAGGTTATAGATCTGTTGGAAAATATGGTTGTTACTCTTGTCACAGCATTGAAGGTTTTGACGGTAGAGCACCAATTGGTCCAGAACTTACGAAGCTAGGTTCAAAGCCATTAACTCAATTTGGATTTGGACATGAGAAAGTAGAGCACCATAGAGATAAGTGGATTCACGCTCACTTACTTAACCCAAGAAGATGGGATAACGGAGCTGATAAGCCATTTAAAGATTTACTAAGAATGCCACAGTTCTATATGACTGAGAAACA
Proteins encoded in this window:
- a CDS encoding c-type cytochrome, with the protein product MSKKQEPGMAWNMQKLNKIFAFLSVAFLVTVVWVFLDDYIRPWKAVQLKGMEIKKQKLAEKIKAEGELINQEKLAQLEMQLEASQKTVDSRKKDIEVAEEELRVVKKDLKNETIVKGIANSQVSALTFQYGVAHAEHASNADSLYKKLHVKKKEFAESSERMKILQAKEKELKRKLRSYEKEVADTQKSIESITGTKELLMQAKSQLDVNPVFVLRNLPFIDFMDPTLKIQQVVLDNITDDRYFRHVPKVDRCMTCHVFIDQEGYEDQENPYKTHPNLDLMVGAKGKHPMKQFGCTTCHGGEGHRVNDFNSAAHMPHSDAQKKEWEEKYNWHEPHKVPIVQFRRGQYEAGCVKCHNNVEYIPEGTVVNEGKRNIRKFGCYACHKIEGWEHNRKPGPSLEKIASKVSKEFFMNWVWSPKSFNKHAKMPQFFNQTNNNSPEFVKKNITEVNAIAEYVFEKSKKYKPFAKYTGGNIERGKKLVRQVGCMGCHGVEDFAPESKKVDAFVGPYLTGTGSKVKNPDWMVSWLLKPSHFQEDTVMPSFRLSNREANDITAYLMSKKNEKFEELKFEGMDKNVRDELLVEYFSAFDPEEVAKARLAKMSDHERTMELGYRSVGKYGCYSCHSIEGFDGRAPIGPELTKLGSKPLTQFGFGHEKVEHHRDKWIHAHLLNPRRWDNGADKPFKDLLRMPQFYMTEKQASDITVALLGQVSDRVPVTGVKQLDKDEAVVAEGMKVVTKYNCIGCHQIDGDFGDILPLYEDDINQGPPRLVGQGHRVQSDWFNYFLSNVYPIRHFDKDFAGSPIRMPSFNLSNEERNKLVALFQHKSKQKTFENLPAKVEWLPGERRGALKLIESLGCNTCHAGLPGSISEPTAPNLKYAKRRLRPSWIKKWLSNPQAIMEGTLMPSFWEDGESMDTEVFGGDADKQMDALVKYLQEIGEDKFSPNQK